A genome region from Oenanthe melanoleuca isolate GR-GAL-2019-014 chromosome 2, OMel1.0, whole genome shotgun sequence includes the following:
- the SDCBP gene encoding syntenin-1: MSLYPSLEDLKVDKVIQAQTAFSSNPANPAILSEASAPIPSDGGLYPRLYPELSQYMGLSLNEEEVQRNLAVAAAQPQGQLVTRPSTNYMVAPVTGNDIGIRRAEIKQGIREAILCKDQDGRIGLRLKSVDNGIFVQLVQANSPASLAGLRFGDQVLQINGENCAGWSSDKAHKVLKQASAERISMIIRDRPFERIITMHKDSTGHVGFIFKNGKITSIVKDSSAARNGLLTEHNICEINGQNVIGLKDSQVADILATAGNVVTITVMPSSIYDYIIKRMATSIMKSLMDHSIPEV, from the exons ATGTCTCTCTATCCTTCCCTAGAAGATCTGAAGGTGGACAAAGTTATTCAG GCTCAGACTGCCTTTTCTTCAAATCCAGCTAATCCAGCAATCTTGTCTGAAGCTTCTGCTCCAATTCCTAGTGATGGAG GCTTGTACCCCAGATTGTATCCAGAACTTTCTCAGTATATGGGCCTGAGCCTCAATGAGGAAGAGGTGCAGAGAAACTtagcagtggcagctgctcagCCGCAGGGT CAACTGGTAACACGACCTTCCACTAATTACATGGTAGCTCCAGTGACTGGAAATGATATTGGAATTCGCAGAGCAGAAATTAAGCAAGGCATCCGTGAAGCAATTCTGTGTAAAGATCAAGATGGCAGAATTGGACTTCGCCTTAAGTCTGTTGATAAT GGTATATTTGTCCAGTTAGTCCAGGCAAACTCTCCAGCATCCCTTGCTGGCCTGCGGTTTGGGGACCAAGTTCTGCAGATCAATGGTGAAAACTGTGCAGGATGGAGTTCCGATAAAGCACATAAAGTTCTGAAACAGGCTTCTGCAGAAAGGATTTCAATGATCATTCGGGACAG ACCTTTTGAACGAATTATTACCATGCATAAGGACAGCACAGGGCATGTTGGTTTCATATtcaagaatggaaaaataaccTCAATAGTGAAAGACAGTTCTGCTGCAAGAAATGGACTCCTGACAGAGCACAACATCTGTGAAATTAATGGCCAGAATGTAATTGGGTTGAAG GACTCGCAGGTTGCTGACATCTTGGCAACAGCTGGAAATGTAGTGACCATCACTGTCATGCCTTCCAGTATTTATGACTATATAATAAAGAG gATGGCAACTAGCATCATGAAGAGTCTGATGGATCACTCTATTCCTGAAGTCTAA